The following are encoded together in the Streptomyces sp. NBC_00358 genome:
- a CDS encoding PadR family transcriptional regulator gives MSLRHALLGLLSERPASGYDLLKRFETSLANAWPATQSQMYTELSKLADNGLISVSTQGPRGRKEYTLTDEGLAELRHWLTEIKPQRHTRSDILLRVFFLNVITPDQARNYLTELMDLSEQEHEDLRRLADSIDWGDDPLSVNGKIALEYGLRFNTMRREWAAWATDQIH, from the coding sequence ATGAGCCTTCGACACGCCCTCCTCGGACTCCTGTCAGAGCGACCCGCCAGCGGCTACGACCTGCTGAAGCGCTTCGAGACCTCTTTGGCCAACGCCTGGCCCGCCACGCAGAGCCAGATGTACACGGAGCTGTCCAAGCTCGCCGACAACGGCCTGATCAGCGTCTCGACCCAGGGCCCGCGTGGCCGTAAGGAGTACACCCTCACCGACGAGGGCCTGGCGGAACTGCGCCACTGGCTGACGGAGATCAAGCCCCAACGCCACACCCGCAGCGACATCCTGCTGCGGGTCTTCTTCCTCAACGTCATCACGCCCGACCAGGCGCGCAACTACCTCACCGAACTCATGGACCTGTCGGAGCAGGAACACGAGGACTTGCGTCGACTGGCCGACTCCATCGACTGGGGCGACGACCCGCTGTCGGTGAACGGCAAGATCGCCCTGGAGTACGGCCTCCGCTTCAACACAATGCGCCGCGAGTGGGCCGCGTGGGCGACCGACCAGATCCACTAG
- a CDS encoding IS630 family transposase: MTSITQSAAPCHAPADAEDVLLGVDTHKDIHAAAVISVLGATLDGRSFPATAEGYRLIAQLVQADEDTVRDVIHAFNEKGLACLDPRWAGGRPRQLSDEDEDFVIATAITRPVKLGQPFTRWSLRKLVAYLRKVHGRVIRIGREALRCLLARRGVTFQRTKTWKESPDPERETKLDRIEYVLDCFPDRVFAFDEFGPLGIRPTAGSGWAEQRRPDRLPATYHRTHGVRYFHGCYSVGDDRLWGVNRRKKGAVNTLVALKSIRAARPNGAPIYVIMDNLSAHKGADIRRWAKKHKVELCFTSTYASWVNPIEAHFGPLRQFTIANSHHPNHTVQTRTEGSTSTGPKAPAVSSGYSREGGTRWTGVEENARSACRWSQLTFRSLMRLHG; the protein is encoded by the coding sequence TTGACCAGCATCACGCAGTCCGCTGCCCCATGTCACGCCCCGGCGGACGCCGAGGATGTTCTGCTCGGCGTGGACACTCACAAGGACATCCACGCCGCAGCTGTCATCAGTGTGCTTGGCGCCACGTTGGACGGTCGCAGCTTTCCCGCGACAGCCGAGGGCTATCGCCTGATCGCCCAGCTAGTGCAGGCCGACGAGGACACCGTCCGGGACGTGATCCACGCGTTCAATGAGAAGGGCCTGGCCTGCCTGGACCCTCGGTGGGCGGGAGGCCGTCCCCGCCAACTCAGCGATGAAGACGAGGACTTCGTTATCGCGACGGCCATCACCCGCCCGGTCAAGCTCGGCCAGCCGTTCACCCGCTGGTCACTGCGCAAGCTGGTCGCCTACCTGCGCAAGGTCCACGGCCGAGTGATCCGCATCGGCCGTGAGGCGTTACGGTGCCTGCTCGCCCGCCGCGGCGTCACCTTCCAGCGCACCAAGACCTGGAAGGAGTCCCCGGACCCCGAACGGGAGACGAAGCTGGACCGTATCGAGTATGTCCTGGACTGCTTCCCGGACCGGGTTTTCGCCTTCGATGAGTTCGGCCCGCTGGGGATCCGGCCCACCGCGGGCTCTGGCTGGGCCGAACAGCGGCGTCCCGACCGGCTGCCGGCCACCTACCACCGCACCCACGGAGTCCGGTACTTCCACGGCTGCTACTCGGTGGGCGACGACCGCCTGTGGGGCGTGAATCGGCGCAAGAAGGGAGCCGTGAACACGCTGGTCGCGCTGAAATCGATCCGAGCCGCCAGGCCCAACGGCGCACCGATCTACGTGATCATGGACAACCTGTCCGCACACAAGGGCGCCGACATCCGTCGCTGGGCGAAGAAGCACAAGGTCGAGCTGTGCTTCACCTCGACCTACGCCTCGTGGGTGAACCCGATCGAAGCGCACTTCGGACCGCTGAGGCAGTTCACCATCGCCAACTCCCACCACCCCAACCACACCGTCCAGACCCGGACAGAAGGCAGCACCTCAACAGGACCGAAGGCGCCGGCGGTCTCGTCCGGGTACTCGCGGGAGGGTGGAACGAGATGGACCGGCGTGGAGGAAAACGCGCGTTCGGCATGCCGCTGGAGCCAACTGACCTTCAGGTCGTTGATGCGCCTGCACGGGTAG
- a CDS encoding transposase family protein yields MRHRLPVVLALTACAVLAGATSLLAVGEWIADAPAHVPRQVGARRNPLLPWRVLPSETTVRRPLARIDGDAPDRTIGRLARGPPTERDRDRTAPRTGRGRQESAGAARAKGRAGKSLCSPRRSTPPD; encoded by the coding sequence GTGCGCCACCGCCTGCCTGTTGTACTCGCACTCACTGCGTGTGCAGTGCTGGCCGGTGCGACCTCACTGCTGGCAGTCGGCGAGTGGATCGCCGACGCCCCGGCGCACGTGCCGAGACAGGTCGGCGCCCGTCGCAATCCACTTCTGCCGTGGCGGGTCCTGCCCTCGGAGACAACGGTCCGGCGACCGCTGGCCCGCATCGACGGCGACGCGCCGGACCGGACGATCGGACGCCTGGCTCGCGGACCACCGACCGAAAGAGACCGGGACCGCACAGCTCCGCGGACTGGACGTGGACGGCAAGAGTCTGCTGGGGCGGCCAGGGCGAAGGGCCGGGCGGGAAAATCCCTCTGCTCACCGCGCAGGAGCACACCACCGGACTGA
- a CDS encoding DUF7336 domain-containing protein, translated as MIVYPLWHVGHQNEAGDDGSTVHVDESGVFCDESDGDDVKLLGIYSTLERVEERVRQARLLPGFRDEPDCFYFDPYELDEDEWTEGFVRVPPGE; from the coding sequence GTGATCGTGTATCCGCTGTGGCATGTCGGCCACCAGAACGAAGCCGGCGACGACGGCTCGACCGTGCACGTAGATGAAAGCGGCGTGTTCTGCGACGAGTCGGACGGCGACGACGTAAAGCTGCTCGGAATCTACTCAACCCTCGAACGGGTAGAGGAGCGTGTGCGGCAGGCTCGACTGCTACCGGGCTTCCGTGACGAACCGGATTGCTTTTACTTCGACCCCTATGAGCTCGACGAGGACGAGTGGACCGAGGGCTTCGTTCGAGTTCCGCCGGGTGAGTAG
- a CDS encoding tetratricopeptide repeat protein — protein MSERTGGRMVWRGFLNGALDVLTPGPRCAGQGQEQDFFARLERHWAQSYDQLGPPPRVSPAELHTRALNHVKQGHVAKAESILQELADSGDLRALTDLGVLRYRRGGYADEGELEWADAAERGDARAMHYLGIAAARQGNYRGSIGELTRAVEAGRHAAGKDLGLALLRIGLPESAEEAWQRASEQGVAEADVHLGLFWRDRDDLDRADTWWRQAAQRGNADGAYNLGLLLVERGQFEEGQRWLLKAHNMGHERAMKWVNRLRQSLEEPGLGTTPSPAHPPRFTRDGSAEDSARGPNPRLGSET, from the coding sequence TTGAGCGAGAGGACGGGGGGCCGAATGGTATGGCGAGGCTTCCTCAACGGCGCGCTCGACGTGCTAACCCCCGGACCCCGCTGCGCTGGGCAAGGGCAGGAGCAGGACTTCTTCGCCCGACTCGAACGACACTGGGCACAGTCCTACGACCAACTCGGGCCTCCACCTCGCGTCAGCCCTGCTGAGCTGCACACTCGTGCGCTGAACCACGTCAAGCAAGGACACGTTGCGAAAGCCGAATCCATCCTCCAAGAGCTGGCGGACTCCGGTGATCTACGTGCTCTCACCGACCTTGGCGTGCTGCGATACAGGCGCGGCGGCTATGCGGACGAGGGGGAGCTGGAATGGGCCGATGCAGCGGAGCGCGGTGATGCGCGGGCCATGCACTATCTCGGGATCGCCGCCGCCCGGCAGGGCAATTACAGAGGCTCAATAGGCGAATTGACCCGCGCGGTCGAGGCCGGGCGGCACGCTGCGGGCAAGGACCTCGGACTCGCCCTGCTACGTATCGGGTTGCCTGAGTCGGCTGAAGAAGCCTGGCAGCGCGCTTCGGAACAGGGTGTCGCAGAAGCCGATGTACATCTCGGCTTGTTCTGGCGCGATCGGGACGACCTGGACCGAGCGGATACCTGGTGGCGGCAAGCAGCACAGCGGGGCAACGCAGACGGTGCCTACAACCTGGGGCTTCTGCTCGTCGAGCGAGGCCAGTTCGAGGAGGGGCAGAGGTGGCTGCTCAAGGCCCACAACATGGGTCATGAGCGTGCCATGAAATGGGTGAACAGGCTCCGCCAGAGTCTCGAGGAGCCCGGCCTCGGCACAACACCCTCCCCGGCCCATCCGCCGCGCTTCACCCGTGACGGCAGCGCCGAAGACTCCGCCCGGGGCCCCAACCCACGGCTCGGGAGCGAAACATGA
- a CDS encoding DUF6247 family protein, translated as MSAQPDHAPVPPYAPAPGAPAELLDQLRANRRAGQWVPAFEGEWAAALEESRRSFSLAALYEVVQVWQGRLAHAPAVDAFVASGYDDSEFIDMEELRGRRR; from the coding sequence ATGAGCGCGCAGCCCGACCACGCCCCCGTCCCGCCGTACGCCCCCGCCCCGGGAGCTCCGGCTGAACTCCTCGACCAGCTGCGAGCTAACCGGCGGGCGGGGCAGTGGGTGCCGGCGTTCGAGGGGGAGTGGGCGGCCGCGTTGGAGGAGTCGCGTCGGTCGTTCTCCCTTGCCGCCTTGTACGAGGTCGTTCAGGTCTGGCAGGGCCGTCTCGCCCACGCCCCGGCGGTCGACGCGTTCGTCGCTTCCGGCTACGACGACAGCGAGTTCATCGACATGGAGGAGCTGCGGGGAAGGCGCCGGTGA
- a CDS encoding ATP-grasp domain-containing protein, which yields MKPRSAIPGDEFSVESITQHGVTTHLCITRKDTTSGINRVEVGHALPVRLLAPTERALLEQTQRARSPRSASATAPTHIELVLSPDGRCTVLEIGARLGAGHIGVPIQHALGINPWRALWDIALGELASLTPQARNYATVRFLTTPQAGRLVAVTGLPPVTTTIPAVGGHEASAPAADIAAAADQALTGNPSDAECAMAELLTYIAATWDRQDRTLRRR from the coding sequence GTGAAGCCGAGGTCGGCGATCCCCGGCGACGAGTTCAGCGTCGAGTCCATCACCCAGCACGGGGTCACCACCCACCTGTGCATCACCCGCAAAGACACGACCAGCGGCATCAACCGCGTCGAAGTGGGCCACGCTCTGCCCGTCCGACTGCTTGCGCCCACCGAACGCGCCCTGCTCGAACAAACCCAGCGCGCGCGATCACCGCGGTCGGCGTCCGCAACGGCGCCCACCCACATCGAACTCGTCCTCAGCCCGGACGGCCGGTGCACCGTCCTGGAGATCGGAGCCCGCCTCGGCGCCGGGCACATCGGCGTGCCCATCCAACACGCCCTCGGCATCAACCCGTGGCGCGCCCTGTGGGACATCGCCCTCGGAGAGCTGGCCTCCCTCACGCCGCAGGCCCGCAACTATGCGACCGTCCGGTTCCTGACCACCCCGCAAGCGGGCCGGCTGGTCGCCGTCACCGGCCTGCCGCCGGTGACCACCACCATTCCCGCCGTCGGCGGCCACGAGGCATCGGCGCCGGCCGCCGACATCGCCGCAGCCGCCGACCAGGCACTGACCGGCAACCCGAGCGACGCAGAATGCGCGATGGCCGAACTCCTCACCTACATCGCCGCCACCTGGGACCGCCAGGACCGCACCCTGCGCCGGCGGTAG
- a CDS encoding serine hydrolase domain-containing protein, with the protein MESVSARGIDRRRLFRWGGLATAGVVAAGAPLVSAGIGNADSAENDRIPPDTLPGGAYDRYVARLAAEGKFSGVVLLSHRGRTVLLRSYGMADKEKGIPNGEGTAFALSSAGKPFNAIAILQLAQQGKLQLSDPVREHLTGFDQDIAEKVTIHYMLSGVSGLNTPEEDIQRVFQSREEVHEYQEWWARQSKLVGTPGVPDEFHAGANTAIPALIVEAVSGKTYWDYVEENIFRRCGMTASAFYTRPQWLTDAHIAHPYMKMEDGSYVDAVRNLDKGSPDDYILDRNPGRAFIDPMGDGGFATAPNLVRFVRALGDGTLLDRPWADVLTAAKIPHGATGFGTYGPSASIVGGQWAIQRAGGDPGVCANWSSYPDTDWVGVILANRDDVPLVEMIERETRAITGVSPDDGGGG; encoded by the coding sequence ATGGAATCGGTTTCGGCACGTGGTATCGACCGGCGGCGGCTGTTCAGATGGGGCGGGCTGGCCACCGCCGGCGTGGTGGCGGCCGGGGCACCGCTGGTGAGCGCCGGGATCGGCAACGCCGACTCGGCCGAAAACGACCGGATCCCGCCGGACACCCTGCCCGGCGGAGCCTACGACCGGTACGTGGCGCGGTTGGCCGCCGAGGGCAAGTTCTCCGGCGTGGTGCTGCTGTCGCACCGCGGCCGGACGGTCCTGTTACGCAGCTACGGCATGGCCGACAAGGAGAAGGGGATCCCCAACGGCGAGGGCACCGCGTTCGCCCTCAGCTCGGCGGGCAAACCGTTCAACGCGATAGCCATCCTGCAGCTGGCGCAGCAAGGCAAGTTACAGCTGTCGGACCCGGTCCGCGAACACCTGACGGGCTTCGACCAGGACATCGCCGAAAAGGTGACCATCCACTACATGCTTTCCGGTGTCTCCGGGCTGAACACCCCCGAAGAGGACATCCAGCGGGTCTTCCAGAGCCGGGAGGAAGTCCATGAGTACCAGGAGTGGTGGGCCCGGCAGTCGAAGCTGGTGGGCACACCCGGCGTTCCCGACGAATTTCACGCCGGCGCCAACACCGCCATTCCCGCGCTGATCGTGGAGGCCGTGAGCGGCAAGACGTACTGGGACTACGTCGAGGAGAACATCTTCCGGCGCTGTGGCATGACCGCCTCGGCGTTCTACACCAGGCCGCAGTGGCTCACCGACGCACACATCGCACACCCGTACATGAAAATGGAGGACGGCAGCTACGTAGACGCCGTCCGCAACCTGGACAAGGGCAGCCCGGACGATTACATCCTCGATAGGAACCCGGGCCGTGCCTTCATCGACCCCATGGGGGACGGCGGCTTCGCCACCGCGCCAAACCTGGTCCGTTTCGTCCGCGCGCTGGGCGACGGCACGCTGCTGGACCGGCCCTGGGCCGACGTCCTCACCGCGGCCAAGATCCCCCACGGCGCGACGGGGTTCGGTACGTACGGTCCTTCGGCCTCCATCGTCGGCGGCCAGTGGGCGATCCAGCGCGCCGGCGGCGACCCCGGTGTCTGCGCCAACTGGAGCAGCTACCCGGACACCGACTGGGTCGGCGTCATCCTCGCCAACCGCGACGACGTGCCGTTGGTGGAGATGATCGAACGGGAGACACGGGCCATCACCGGAGTCTCACCCGACGACGGGGGTGGTGGCTGA
- a CDS encoding IS5 family transposase, with protein MPLSDAQWARIEPMLPDRTPRRGGRWRDHREVIDAIAFKFQTGTQWVHLPEKYGNWRGVYNRLRMWAVDGTWERVFTALMAQADADEDLNWVVSVDSTIVRAYQHAAGARKKGLRPANPASTPSGDPAAD; from the coding sequence GTGCCGTTGAGTGATGCGCAGTGGGCGCGGATCGAGCCGATGCTCCCGGACCGGACGCCCAGACGGGGTGGTCGCTGGCGTGATCATCGGGAGGTGATCGACGCGATCGCCTTCAAGTTCCAGACCGGCACCCAGTGGGTGCATCTGCCGGAGAAGTACGGCAACTGGCGGGGCGTCTACAACCGGCTGCGGATGTGGGCCGTTGACGGCACCTGGGAGCGGGTGTTCACCGCGCTGATGGCCCAGGCCGACGCCGACGAAGACCTCAACTGGGTTGTCTCGGTGGACTCCACGATCGTGCGCGCTTACCAGCATGCGGCAGGGGCTCGCAAAAAGGGGCTCCGGCCGGCGAACCCGGCGTCCACGCCATCGGGCGATCCCGCGGCGGACTGA
- a CDS encoding HalD/BesD family halogenase: MLVLKLPPRPDSLRDRFAADGYLPLPGLVSAKGLRVLREETDRLEAAAVRRDFRMACMDDSPRHMTTLGGQQIAAQSALISGLYRDSGLLAALSCVHGGDVLPVCDPVERHVLNILHRPGDTHGAHTDDHPFAVVLFIEAPPEPADGGLLEIHPGHADLAALNRPGTRRLHHRAGDAYLLRSDRTAHRVTPLRRPGTRRTVLNFAYTTPGHQPLATGSAQRLYE, from the coding sequence GTGCTCGTGCTGAAACTGCCACCCCGACCCGACTCGCTCCGCGACCGCTTCGCCGCCGACGGCTACCTGCCGTTGCCGGGCCTGGTGAGCGCCAAGGGACTGCGCGTCCTGCGCGAGGAGACCGACAGGCTGGAGGCCGCCGCGGTACGCCGCGACTTCCGCATGGCGTGCATGGACGACAGCCCGCGCCACATGACCACTCTGGGAGGCCAACAGATCGCCGCGCAATCCGCACTGATCTCCGGCCTGTACCGGGACAGCGGGCTGCTGGCTGCCCTGTCCTGCGTCCACGGCGGCGACGTGCTGCCGGTCTGCGACCCTGTCGAGCGGCACGTCCTGAACATCCTGCACCGCCCCGGTGACACCCACGGGGCACACACGGACGACCACCCGTTCGCCGTGGTGCTGTTCATCGAAGCGCCACCGGAGCCGGCCGACGGCGGACTGCTCGAAATCCACCCCGGACACGCCGACCTGGCGGCCCTGAACCGCCCCGGAACCCGCCGACTGCACCACCGCGCGGGCGACGCCTACCTGCTGCGCAGCGATCGCACCGCCCACCGCGTCACCCCTCTGCGTCGCCCCGGAACGCGCCGAACCGTCTTGAACTTCGCCTACACCACGCCCGGCCACCAGCCCCTGGCCACCGGCTCCGCCCAACGCCTGTACGAGTGA